Proteins found in one Mangifera indica cultivar Alphonso chromosome 15, CATAS_Mindica_2.1, whole genome shotgun sequence genomic segment:
- the LOC123197301 gene encoding protein GDAP2 homolog: MSGSSSDEFSVLVLASDLGVDATPFLSEIQEEQDPDEQWHDCAQHLSSDEDFSDLDFLQFFSLQGCDKSGNRIFRIVGKYFPAPVVSGERLKKYVFHKICCELPEGPFCIVYMHSTVQKEDNYPGLTILRWIYEDLSSNIKDRLQVMYFVHPGLWSRLAFATLGRFFLSGGLYWKVKYVSRLQYLWNDIRKGEVEIPEFVQSHDNVLEHRPLTDYGIEPDRLHLTEAPSMGPSFGRYEDNWKLRDL, encoded by the exons ATGAGTGGTTCATCCTCAGATGAATTTTCGGTGCTGGTATTGGCTTCAGATTTGGGAGTAGATGCGACTCCTTTTTTGTCAGAAATCCAAGAAGAACAAGACCCGGACGAACAGTGGCACGATTGCGCTCAGCACCTCTCTTCGGATGAAGACTTCTCAGATCTTGATTTCCTTCAATTCTTTTCCCTCCAAGGCTGTGATAAATCCGGAAACCGCATTTTCCGCATCGTCGGAAAATACTTTCCTG CTCCAGTTGTCAGTGGGGAACGGTTGAAGAAGTATGTATTCCACAAAATATGCTGTGAGTTGCCGGAGGGACCCTTTTGCATTGTATATATGCATAGTACTGTGCAAAAGGAGGACAATTACCCTGGCCTTACTATCTTGAGGTGGATTTATGAAGACCTTTCTTCAAATATCAAGGATAGGCTTCAAGTAATGTACTTCGTTCACCCTGGGTTGTGGTCGAGGCTTGCCTTTGCTACTCTTGGCCGATTCTTCTTAAGTGGGGG CTTATATTGGAAAGTCAAGTATGTAAGCCGGCTTCAGTATCTTTGGAATGACATAAGGAAGGGAGAGGTTGAGATTCCTGAATTTGTGCAAAGTCATGATAATGTTCTTGAGCACAGACCATTGACTGATTATGGAATTGAACCTGATCGTCTTCATTTAACTGAGGCGCCTTCAATGGGTCCTTCATTTGGAAGGTATGAAG